One Methanobacterium petrolearium DNA window includes the following coding sequences:
- a CDS encoding tetratricopeptide repeat protein encodes MSSQNKKAGQWNNEGILFFNNGQFEEALKRYEHALDEDPKFLEAWNNKGNVLKAMGQHEESLKAFDKGISIEPDNLNPWINKGTVYYELQMFNDAVECFQEALQLDPKNTVALTNKGAALGNLGKHEEALKCFEEALKIDPDDINAQTNKKILMDFLKEEKP; translated from the coding sequence ATGTCTTCTCAGAATAAAAAAGCAGGTCAATGGAATAATGAAGGAATATTATTTTTTAACAACGGCCAGTTTGAAGAGGCTCTTAAACGTTATGAACATGCCTTAGACGAGGATCCTAAGTTTTTAGAGGCATGGAATAATAAAGGTAATGTTTTAAAGGCCATGGGACAACATGAAGAATCACTGAAAGCCTTTGATAAAGGCATATCAATTGAACCTGACAATCTCAATCCCTGGATTAACAAGGGCACGGTTTATTACGAACTTCAAATGTTTAACGATGCTGTGGAATGTTTCCAGGAAGCCCTTCAATTAGACCCTAAAAATACAGTTGCCCTGACCAATAAGGGTGCGGCTCTGGGGAATCTTGGTAAACATGAAGAAGCACTGAAATGCTTTGAAGAAGCACTTAAAATAGATCCTGATGATATCAATGCCCAGACCAATAAAAAAATTCTCATGGATTTCCTTAAAGAGGAAAAACCCTAA
- a CDS encoding PsbP-related protein: MGYSLIEDEFENSMLKFTIPENWTVVDTTQSDTLTGLQPVHNNTTIIAITSTEVSPQEVVNGYVNNYPSKYPRFKVLKNEPVTVDGEEGIRLVYINTGSSDTLFTGPIYVYSLVTFSKYNQTYIISSKEVSENYYEKMVEPAMNTLINSIKIKDYSSNFN; the protein is encoded by the coding sequence GTGGGTTACTCTTTAATTGAGGATGAATTTGAAAACAGCATGCTCAAATTCACGATCCCTGAAAACTGGACTGTGGTTGATACAACTCAGTCAGACACCTTGACCGGCCTCCAACCTGTACATAATAATACAACCATAATTGCCATAACTTCTACGGAAGTTTCACCTCAAGAAGTGGTAAATGGATACGTTAACAATTACCCCTCAAAATATCCTCGGTTTAAGGTACTAAAAAATGAACCTGTGACTGTTGATGGTGAAGAAGGAATTAGATTGGTTTATATAAATACTGGTAGTAGCGATACGCTCTTTACTGGCCCCATATACGTTTATTCACTGGTTACATTTTCCAAATATAATCAGACCTACATCATAAGTTCAAAGGAAGTCTCTGAAAATTATTATGAAAAAATGGTGGAACCTGCTATGAATACGTTGATTAATTCCATTAAAATTAAAGATTACTCATCAAATTTCAATTAA